Proteins from one Streptomyces sp. NBC_00390 genomic window:
- a CDS encoding DUF5995 family protein — MAQMEHFAVRPGFGPAAVGSVMERMSAYGSAWPAGDGLAVFNRVYLTVTEEIGRRIDRGGFPDPQAAATLSVLFAERYLTAVEAAADGVRPPACWRPLFQYRRHPGVRPLQFALAGVNAHVGHDLALAVVDTCRALGCEPAEVEDEFDRVGDILELLEERVREDLMPGPDLLQIADPLTHLAGSWSLERARDGAWTAARLLWRLRDLPELAEEFTQRLDAGVGLVGRCLLTPWR, encoded by the coding sequence ATGGCGCAGATGGAGCATTTCGCTGTCCGGCCGGGCTTCGGCCCGGCCGCGGTCGGCTCGGTGATGGAGCGTATGTCCGCGTACGGCTCCGCCTGGCCGGCCGGCGACGGGCTCGCGGTGTTCAACCGGGTCTATCTGACCGTCACCGAAGAGATCGGCCGGCGTATCGACCGCGGCGGCTTCCCTGATCCGCAGGCCGCCGCCACCCTGAGCGTGCTCTTCGCCGAGCGCTATCTCACGGCCGTGGAAGCGGCCGCCGACGGTGTGCGTCCGCCCGCCTGCTGGCGGCCGCTGTTCCAGTACCGCCGCCATCCCGGCGTCCGGCCCCTGCAGTTCGCGCTTGCGGGGGTCAACGCCCATGTCGGCCATGACCTGGCACTCGCCGTGGTGGACACCTGCCGTGCCCTCGGCTGCGAACCGGCGGAGGTGGAGGACGAGTTCGACCGGGTCGGCGACATCCTCGAACTGCTCGAGGAACGTGTCCGCGAGGATCTGATGCCCGGCCCCGACCTGCTGCAGATCGCCGACCCGCTGACCCACCTGGCCGGATCATGGAGTCTGGAGCGGGCGCGTGACGGTGCCTGGACGGCGGCGCGGCTGCTGTGGCGGCTGCGCGATCTGCCGGAGCTGGCCGAGGAGTTCACCCAGCGGCTGGACGCCGGCGTCGGCCTGGTCGGCCGCTGCCTGCTCACACCCTGGCGCTGA
- a CDS encoding glycoside hydrolase family 6 protein — protein sequence MSGVRTQRRAERTAGRRAARRRAMVAAASAVVAAAAAAGVLSQTSRDGGTKRAAPSVTKATAPAPLPVRPSPTPTPPKPSASPSRAPEPSRSAAPGPVRTRTAAAALYRHPGSQALDWVRAHRSDPRRSVIEARIAAQPSAVWFTEYDPGTVTGKVRSVTSAAAAANRTAVLVAYAIPDRDCGGASEGGAPDLGAYDRWIGEFAAGLGDKPVLVILEPDSIAQADCLSAGQRSARFATLGRAARTLKAANPRAKVYFDAGHSGWHPVAEQAAALRSAEAGTSGDGIFTNVSNFHGTAEEVAYARRVLAALGGRPGLGAVIDTSRNGNGAPQAGQWCDPDGRAIGRAPTTDTGEADIDAYLWVKLPGESDGCKGGAGSFTPEYAYELATG from the coding sequence GTGTCAGGCGTCCGTACTCAACGCCGTGCCGAGCGCACTGCCGGACGGCGCGCCGCGCGCCGTCGGGCGATGGTGGCGGCCGCATCGGCCGTGGTCGCGGCCGCGGCGGCGGCCGGTGTGCTGTCGCAGACGTCGCGGGACGGCGGGACCAAGCGGGCGGCCCCATCGGTCACCAAGGCCACGGCCCCCGCCCCGCTGCCCGTCCGGCCGTCCCCGACGCCCACCCCGCCCAAGCCCAGCGCCTCGCCGAGCCGGGCGCCCGAGCCGTCCCGGTCCGCCGCCCCCGGACCCGTCCGCACCCGCACCGCCGCTGCCGCCCTGTACCGGCACCCCGGGTCACAGGCGCTCGACTGGGTCCGCGCGCACCGCAGCGACCCGAGGCGGAGCGTGATAGAGGCGCGGATCGCGGCACAGCCCAGTGCCGTCTGGTTCACCGAGTACGACCCCGGCACCGTCACGGGCAAGGTGCGCTCGGTGACGTCGGCGGCCGCGGCGGCGAACCGCACGGCCGTCCTGGTGGCCTATGCGATACCGGACCGGGACTGCGGGGGAGCCTCCGAGGGGGGCGCCCCGGACCTCGGCGCGTACGACCGCTGGATCGGCGAGTTCGCGGCCGGCCTCGGCGACAAGCCGGTCCTCGTGATCCTCGAACCCGACTCGATCGCCCAGGCCGACTGCCTGTCCGCCGGTCAGCGGTCGGCACGCTTCGCCACCCTCGGACGCGCCGCGCGGACGCTGAAGGCGGCCAACCCGCGCGCCAAGGTCTACTTCGACGCGGGGCACTCCGGCTGGCATCCGGTGGCCGAGCAGGCCGCGGCGCTGCGCTCGGCCGAGGCGGGCACCAGCGGCGACGGCATCTTCACCAATGTCTCCAACTTCCACGGCACCGCCGAGGAGGTGGCCTACGCGCGCCGGGTGCTGGCGGCGCTCGGTGGCCGGCCGGGCCTCGGAGCTGTCATCGACACCAGCCGCAACGGCAACGGTGCGCCGCAGGCCGGGCAGTGGTGCGACCCGGACGGGCGGGCGATCGGCCGCGCGCCGACCACCGACACCGGCGAGGCGGACATCGACGCCTATCTGTGGGTCAAGCTGCCGGGGGAGTCGGACGGCTGCAAGGGCGGCGCCGGGTCCTTCACCCCGGAGTACGCCTACGAGTTGGCGACGGGCTGA
- a CDS encoding acyl-CoA thioesterase has protein sequence MTTRAPSVPAVEYGVLVPVVVHFDDLDALGLLHNARYPLMVERAWVTHWQERGFSFEGDWAAAGDACNAVRELRIGYELPVNRTGEYAVHLWLDRLGRTGLTYGFRFCSADGAVTYAQGARVLVRLDPGTLRPAPWSEAFRDAGRGLLRPQD, from the coding sequence GTGACCACCCGCGCCCCGTCCGTCCCCGCCGTCGAGTACGGCGTCCTCGTTCCCGTGGTCGTCCACTTCGACGACCTCGACGCACTCGGCCTGCTGCACAACGCCCGCTACCCGCTGATGGTCGAGCGGGCCTGGGTGACGCACTGGCAGGAGCGCGGCTTCAGCTTCGAGGGCGACTGGGCCGCGGCAGGCGACGCCTGCAACGCGGTACGGGAGCTGCGGATCGGCTATGAGCTCCCCGTGAACCGCACAGGGGAGTACGCGGTGCACCTCTGGCTGGACCGGCTCGGCCGCACCGGGCTGACGTACGGCTTCCGCTTCTGCTCGGCGGACGGCGCCGTCACCTATGCGCAAGGCGCACGGGTCCTGGTCCGGCTGGACCCGGGCACCCTGCGCCCCGCCCCGTGGAGCGAGGCGTTCAGGGACGCGGGTCGGGGACTGCTGCGTCCGCAGGACTGA
- a CDS encoding MFS transporter codes for MAHEPIVGLRQLKRARIAVAAVFCVHGAVTGSFATRIPWIQDHVGASAGQLGLALAFPALGASVAMPLAGAISHRFGARTALRGLLALWTLSLILPSFAPNLLTLCAALFLFGATAGMSDVAMNALGVEIENRLDRSIMSSLHGMWSAGALVGSAGGTLAAHLGSDARLHHALAALTLTVLGLIACQGVLDLQSTPDQEAPPRFTLPPRSALVIGAVGFCAVFAEGASLDWSAVYLRDILGTSPGIAAASTTAFALTMAVARLAGDRIVDRFGPVRTVRVGGVMATAGGLLVVAARHPAVAMLGFALIGLGVAVVVPLAFAAAGRSGPHPSQAIAGVATITYTSGLIAPSAIGAVADATSLVVSFALVTALACGLVAGAGVLRTAGRESAKVSPADAAVPDPRP; via the coding sequence ATGGCTCACGAACCGATCGTCGGCCTTCGGCAGTTGAAGCGCGCCCGCATCGCAGTGGCCGCGGTCTTCTGTGTGCACGGGGCCGTCACCGGAAGCTTTGCCACCCGCATTCCCTGGATCCAGGATCATGTGGGAGCAAGCGCCGGGCAGCTCGGCCTCGCCCTCGCCTTCCCCGCACTCGGCGCCTCCGTGGCGATGCCGCTGGCCGGGGCGATCAGTCACCGGTTCGGCGCGCGCACCGCGCTGCGGGGGCTGCTGGCCCTGTGGACCCTGTCCCTCATCCTGCCGTCCTTCGCCCCGAACCTGCTCACGCTGTGCGCCGCACTCTTCCTCTTCGGCGCGACCGCGGGCATGTCGGACGTGGCGATGAACGCGCTGGGCGTCGAGATCGAGAACCGTCTCGACCGCTCGATCATGTCCTCACTGCACGGCATGTGGAGCGCGGGCGCCCTCGTCGGTTCTGCGGGCGGGACACTCGCCGCCCATCTGGGCAGTGATGCCCGGCTGCACCACGCACTCGCCGCGCTCACCCTGACCGTGCTCGGGCTGATCGCCTGCCAGGGCGTCCTGGACCTGCAGAGCACACCCGACCAGGAGGCGCCGCCGCGCTTCACGCTGCCGCCCAGGTCTGCGCTGGTCATCGGCGCCGTCGGGTTCTGCGCCGTGTTCGCGGAGGGCGCGAGCCTGGACTGGTCGGCGGTCTATCTGCGCGACATCCTCGGCACCTCCCCGGGCATCGCGGCCGCGTCGACCACGGCCTTCGCACTGACCATGGCGGTGGCCCGGCTCGCGGGCGACCGGATCGTGGACCGCTTCGGCCCGGTGCGCACGGTACGGGTGGGCGGTGTGATGGCGACGGCGGGCGGACTGCTCGTGGTCGCGGCCCGGCATCCGGCGGTCGCGATGCTGGGCTTCGCCCTCATCGGGCTGGGTGTCGCCGTCGTCGTCCCGCTCGCCTTCGCGGCCGCCGGGCGCAGCGGCCCCCACCCGAGCCAGGCGATCGCCGGTGTCGCCACCATCACCTACACCTCCGGCCTGATCGCCCCCTCGGCGATCGGGGCGGTGGCCGACGCGACCAGCCTGGTGGTCTCGTTCGCCCTGGTGACGGCGCTCGCCTGCGGCCTCGTGGCCGGTGCGGGGGTGCTGCGTACGGCGGGGCGGGAGAGCGCGAAGGTCAGTCCTGCGGACGCAGCAGTCCCCGACCCGCGTCCCTGA